In Coleofasciculus sp. FACHB-T130, a single window of DNA contains:
- a CDS encoding serine/threonine-protein kinase, with the protein MQPPIVIGTILQNRYRLIGILGQGGFGRTYLAEDQGRFSERCALKELIPAQESAYALEKARELFQREATTLYQIQHPQIPQFRATFEQDQRLFLVQDYVEGKTYRMLLDERRSQGNTFSEVEVVQFLRQLLPVLAHIHVKGIIHRDIAPDNIILRESDRLPVLIDFGVVKELATRFQLPDVTRPIATTVGKPGYAPSEQIQAGQAYPSSDLYALAATAAVMLTGKEPAELLDATQLTWQWRRWANVSDGFAQVLNRMLSYRPGDRYQSAGEVVQALQSLTNTTAALQPPPATFQPPPPIQPPPATFQPPPANPQPSAPSPQPPRPTTSQVQTVAVGRRPDPVTPNQNTPGNPVNPNAARPTRPDPVIPEPRRSTWEDPWAVFAVVISLALLAGLGSWALVSFVINRQPQPDPTPIVSDTPTPTPTPTPTPTPTPTPTPSLEPVAYSQRLNLVPGQTLNKQGNLKGNETLNYIIRGEQDQQLNSLLNDEGVLMTVLGPDQNPISNNARRVRSWTGTLPFTGNYTIQLSPIKGLPQSDYNLQISLANPVPTPTPTPTPTPTPTPTPTPPAGQFDTQPITFPPGEPAVQVSARTSPQRIKRYLVNVQQGQVLKADIQPGGATLDIRYPDGTLVEDASGVLSWQAQVPRAGNYQIDVIAPEDTPFTLDISVR; encoded by the coding sequence ATGCAACCCCCGATTGTCATTGGAACGATTCTACAAAACCGCTACCGCTTGATCGGTATTCTCGGTCAGGGAGGGTTCGGACGAACGTATCTAGCAGAGGACCAGGGGCGCTTTAGCGAACGATGTGCCTTAAAGGAATTAATTCCTGCTCAAGAATCAGCTTATGCACTGGAGAAAGCAAGGGAACTGTTTCAGCGAGAGGCGACGACTCTTTACCAAATCCAGCACCCGCAGATTCCCCAGTTTCGGGCTACTTTTGAGCAAGATCAGCGGTTGTTCCTAGTGCAGGACTATGTGGAGGGGAAGACTTATCGGATGCTGCTTGATGAGCGTCGGAGTCAAGGCAACACTTTCTCGGAGGTAGAAGTGGTGCAATTTCTGCGGCAGTTGTTGCCCGTCTTAGCGCACATCCATGTTAAAGGGATTATTCATCGGGATATTGCGCCGGACAATATTATTTTACGGGAGAGCGATCGCTTACCTGTGCTGATCGATTTCGGCGTGGTTAAGGAGCTGGCAACTCGGTTTCAGCTACCAGATGTTACCAGACCAATCGCGACAACGGTGGGGAAACCCGGTTATGCCCCCAGCGAACAAATACAGGCAGGGCAAGCTTACCCTAGCAGCGACCTCTACGCTTTAGCGGCGACGGCTGCGGTAATGCTCACAGGCAAAGAGCCAGCAGAATTGCTGGATGCGACTCAGCTAACGTGGCAATGGCGCAGGTGGGCGAACGTCAGCGATGGGTTCGCTCAAGTATTGAATCGGATGTTAAGTTATCGACCGGGCGATCGCTACCAATCAGCTGGAGAGGTTGTACAAGCACTCCAATCTCTGACGAATACAACCGCCGCTCTTCAACCGCCACCCGCAACTTTTCAACCTCCACCACCGATCCAACCGCCACCCGCAACTTTTCAACCTCCACCTGCTAACCCGCAACCGTCAGCTCCCAGCCCCCAACCGCCCCGTCCGACTACTTCCCAAGTACAAACAGTAGCGGTAGGACGCCGACCCGATCCGGTGACACCTAACCAAAATACTCCTGGCAACCCGGTCAATCCGAATGCCGCCCGTCCAACTCGACCCGATCCAGTGATTCCCGAACCGCGCCGCTCGACTTGGGAAGATCCTTGGGCTGTCTTCGCAGTTGTAATCAGTCTTGCTTTATTAGCTGGACTGGGTTCTTGGGCGTTAGTCAGCTTTGTGATTAATCGGCAGCCTCAACCAGATCCAACGCCGATAGTTTCTGACACACCAACACCAACGCCCACACCAACGCCAACGCCCACACCAACGCCAACGCCCACACCCAGCTTAGAACCAGTAGCGTACAGTCAGCGCCTAAACTTAGTACCCGGTCAAACGCTGAATAAACAAGGAAATCTCAAAGGAAACGAAACTCTGAACTACATCATTCGTGGAGAACAAGATCAACAATTAAATTCCTTGCTGAATGACGAAGGCGTGTTAATGACGGTGTTGGGACCCGATCAAAACCCAATTAGTAACAATGCTAGGCGAGTCCGAAGTTGGACAGGAACGCTTCCCTTTACCGGCAATTACACCATTCAGCTAAGTCCGATCAAGGGGTTGCCTCAGAGCGACTATAACTTACAGATTAGCCTTGCGAACCCAGTCCCAACGCCAACGCCGACACCCACACCCACTCCGACACCTACTCCTACTCCCACTCCTCCCGCCGGTCAATTTGATACTCAACCGATTACCTTCCCTCCCGGCGAACCGGCTGTGCAGGTTTCGGCTCGAACCAGTCCGCAGCGGATTAAGCGTTACTTGGTAAATGTGCAACAAGGACAGGTACTGAAGGCGGACATTCAACCAGGTGGGGCAACTTTAGATATTCGGTATCCCGATGGCACTCTCGTGGAAGATGCCTCTGGCGTTTTGTCTTGGCAGGCTCAGGTGCCTCGCGCTGGAAATTATCAAATTGATGTAATTGCGCCAGAGGATACACCCTTTACGCTAGATATTAGTGTTCGGTAA
- the bioD gene encoding dethiobiotin synthase yields the protein MNALLITGTDTDAGKTVLTAALAAYWQMYCPAKSLGMMKPIQSGTGDRELYNQLFSLNQSLEEINPLYFQAPLAPPIAAEREGRSVDLGKAWQAFENLRRQRDFVLIEALGGLGSPVTHELTVADLARDWGLPTVLVVPVRLGAIAQAVANVALSRQSGVHLKGIVLNCVQPLTEQEIADWCPIDLIESFTNTPVFGILPNLSDLSDLGKLAQVASDLDIERLMPL from the coding sequence TTGAACGCGCTACTAATTACTGGAACCGATACGGACGCTGGGAAAACAGTTTTGACTGCGGCTTTGGCAGCTTATTGGCAGATGTATTGTCCTGCCAAAAGCTTAGGGATGATGAAGCCAATTCAGTCGGGAACTGGGGATAGAGAACTTTACAATCAGTTATTTTCTCTCAATCAATCTTTAGAGGAAATTAATCCGTTGTACTTCCAGGCACCCTTAGCGCCTCCCATCGCTGCTGAACGGGAAGGAAGGAGTGTTGACTTAGGAAAAGCTTGGCAAGCGTTTGAAAATCTGCGGCGTCAGCGAGATTTTGTGCTGATAGAAGCATTGGGAGGATTGGGTTCGCCGGTTACGCACGAACTCACGGTGGCGGATTTGGCTAGGGATTGGGGGTTGCCAACGGTATTAGTGGTGCCGGTAAGATTAGGAGCGATCGCCCAAGCGGTTGCGAATGTTGCCCTCTCTCGTCAGTCGGGTGTACACCTCAAAGGCATCGTCCTGAATTGCGTTCAACCTCTTACCGAACAAGAAATCGCCGATTGGTGTCCAATCGATTTGATTGAGTCTTTCACCAATACCCCAGTTTTTGGGATTCTGCCCAATCTGAGCGACCTCAGCGATCTCGGTAAACTCGCTCAAGTTGCGTCAGATTTAGATATAGAGCGATTGATGCCACTTTAA
- a CDS encoding ribose-phosphate pyrophosphokinase codes for MLRSPTISLQPTLPQIADNNRLRLFSGSANIPLSQEVARYLGMDLGPMVRKRFADGELYIQIQESIRGCDVYLIQPTCHPVNDHLMELLIMVDACRRASARQITAVIPYYGYARADRKTAGRESITAKLVANLITEAGASRILAMDLHSAQIQGYFDIPFDHVYGSPALINYLANKQLSDLVVVSPDVGGVARARAFAKKLNDAPLAIIDKRRQAHNVAEVMNLIGDVEGKTAVLVDDMIDTGGTISEGARLLRKEGARQVYACATHAVFSPPAIERLSSGIFEEVIVTNTIPVPEADRFKQLTVLSVANVLGETIWRVHEDSSVSSMFR; via the coding sequence GTGCTCCGTTCTCCCACTATATCGCTTCAGCCTACGCTGCCACAAATAGCAGATAACAATCGTCTGCGACTGTTTTCCGGCTCTGCTAATATACCCCTCTCTCAGGAAGTTGCTCGCTATCTAGGCATGGACTTGGGACCAATGGTTCGCAAGCGGTTTGCTGATGGAGAGCTTTACATTCAAATTCAAGAATCGATTCGAGGGTGTGACGTCTACTTAATTCAACCCACTTGCCATCCGGTGAACGATCACTTGATGGAATTGCTGATCATGGTTGACGCCTGTCGCCGCGCCTCGGCTCGACAAATTACCGCAGTCATTCCTTATTATGGCTATGCGAGAGCCGACCGCAAAACAGCGGGACGCGAATCCATTACCGCCAAGCTGGTTGCGAACCTGATTACAGAGGCTGGAGCCAGCCGGATTTTGGCGATGGATTTGCACTCAGCCCAGATTCAGGGATACTTTGATATTCCCTTCGATCACGTCTACGGCTCACCCGCCCTCATCAATTACCTGGCAAACAAGCAACTATCTGACTTGGTTGTTGTTTCACCGGATGTAGGTGGTGTGGCTAGAGCTAGAGCGTTTGCGAAAAAGCTGAACGATGCGCCGTTGGCGATTATTGATAAGCGTCGGCAAGCGCATAACGTAGCAGAAGTAATGAATCTGATTGGCGATGTCGAAGGCAAAACAGCCGTCTTAGTAGACGACATGATTGACACCGGCGGCACCATTTCAGAGGGCGCTCGGTTGTTACGCAAAGAAGGCGCTAGGCAGGTATATGCCTGTGCTACCCATGCAGTTTTCTCTCCACCCGCGATTGAGCGGCTCTCAAGCGGGATATTTGAAGAGGTGATTGTCACCAACACCATCCCAGTCCCCGAAGCAGATAGATTTAAACAACTGACGGTTCTTTCGGTCGCCAATGTGCTGGGCGAAACTATTTGGCGGGTTCACGAAGATAGTTCTGTCAGCAGTATGTTCCGATAA
- a CDS encoding M20 family metallopeptidase has product MFATSLSPLSVDSSRIRPEIQALQPMLVELRRRLHQRPELGFREHLTAELVSQKLQEWGIEHETGIANTGIVGTITGNKPGKVLAIRADMDALPIQEENDVPYRSQHDGVMHACGHDGHTAIALSTAYYLSEHRDDFAGTVKIIFQPAEEGPGGAKPMIEAGVLQNPQVDGIIGLHLWNNLPLGTVGVRTGALMAATEGFRCTIQGKGGHGAIPHQTVDSILVSAHIVTALQTIVARNVSPLESAVVTVGELHAGKALNVIADTAFFTGTVRYFNPVLGELIPQRIEQIIAGICQSHGATYQLDYKRLYPPVINDAKMAELVRSVAEGVVETPIGIVPECQTMGGEDMSFFLQALPGCYFFLGSANVEKELAYPHHHPRFNFDETALEMGVEIFVRCVEKFCRVED; this is encoded by the coding sequence ATGTTTGCCACTTCTTTAAGCCCTCTTTCTGTTGATTCATCTCGGATTCGACCGGAAATTCAAGCATTGCAGCCGATGCTGGTGGAGTTGCGGCGGCGGCTGCATCAGCGCCCTGAATTAGGCTTTCGAGAGCATTTAACTGCCGAGTTAGTTTCCCAAAAACTGCAAGAATGGGGAATTGAACATGAAACTGGCATTGCAAACACTGGAATTGTTGGCACAATTACTGGTAATAAACCCGGTAAAGTGTTGGCAATTCGGGCCGATATGGATGCCCTGCCGATTCAAGAAGAGAATGATGTGCCTTATCGGTCGCAGCATGATGGAGTGATGCACGCTTGCGGTCATGATGGACATACAGCGATCGCTCTCTCGACGGCTTACTATCTCTCTGAGCATCGCGATGACTTTGCTGGCACTGTAAAAATTATCTTCCAACCCGCTGAGGAAGGGCCAGGAGGTGCCAAGCCGATGATTGAAGCCGGTGTCTTACAAAATCCCCAGGTGGATGGGATTATCGGGCTGCATTTATGGAATAATCTGCCTCTCGGCACTGTGGGAGTCCGTACAGGTGCTTTGATGGCAGCAACAGAAGGTTTTCGCTGCACGATTCAAGGCAAAGGCGGACACGGGGCGATTCCTCATCAAACAGTTGATTCAATTTTAGTCAGCGCTCATATTGTTACTGCCTTGCAGACAATTGTGGCTCGAAATGTCTCGCCCCTAGAGTCCGCCGTCGTTACCGTCGGGGAACTTCATGCAGGCAAAGCGCTTAACGTAATTGCTGATACGGCTTTCTTCACGGGTACTGTGAGATATTTCAATCCGGTTCTAGGAGAACTTATTCCGCAACGGATCGAGCAGATTATTGCGGGTATTTGTCAAAGCCACGGTGCCACTTATCAACTGGACTACAAGCGGCTTTATCCTCCGGTGATTAATGATGCCAAGATGGCGGAACTCGTGCGTTCTGTAGCGGAAGGGGTGGTAGAAACTCCGATTGGAATTGTGCCAGAATGCCAAACAATGGGCGGCGAAGATATGTCTTTCTTTTTGCAAGCGTTGCCCGGTTGCTATTTCTTTTTGGGTTCGGCGAATGTAGAAAAAGAGTTAGCGTATCCGCACCATCATCCGCGATTTAATTTTGATGAAACAGCACTGGAGATGGGTGTTGAGATATTTGTCAGGTGTGTTGAGAAATTTTGCAGAGTGGAGGATTGA
- a CDS encoding DUF3531 family protein gives MQVVFREFNPFDLWIWLEFSMVPSEMEKQYVEEVFNSWFFLGKLGGFNAENLQVQDTGLDISYMDYDSDAADNTMVSLMHNMGEFEYEGGWARCWLDLGTSDAIALDILINSLNQLNNEYVRIERLYIGGENEDWPVEGSESRAAFSYNEN, from the coding sequence ATGCAGGTAGTGTTCCGCGAGTTTAACCCTTTCGATCTGTGGATCTGGCTGGAGTTCAGCATGGTTCCCTCGGAGATGGAAAAGCAGTATGTCGAGGAGGTGTTTAACTCCTGGTTCTTCTTGGGGAAATTGGGAGGATTTAATGCAGAAAATCTCCAAGTCCAGGATACGGGTTTAGATATCAGCTACATGGATTACGATTCTGACGCAGCGGATAACACGATGGTCTCGCTCATGCATAATATGGGCGAGTTTGAGTACGAAGGGGGATGGGCACGGTGCTGGCTCGATCTGGGAACCAGTGATGCGATCGCGCTTGATATCCTGATCAACTCTCTCAACCAGCTGAACAACGAATACGTAAGAATTGAACGTTTGTACATTGGCGGCGAAAATGAAGACTGGCCCGTTGAGGGTAGCGAAAGTCGCGCTGCCTTTAGTTACAACGAAAATTGA
- a CDS encoding ABC transporter substrate-binding protein, with protein MKRPAVRTSAVFLTVAFLLSACTQTNPVGTNPTTAPSAAPGSSSAIPIGIALAQTSNVALLGQEGIAGAKIAEKYFNDKGGIDGTPIKLIVQDTGGEEAGAINAFQTLISQNKVVGIVGPTLSQQAFSADPIAERTKVPVIGASNTAKGIPEIGDYVARVSAPVSIVAPLSLKAALKLNPNIKKVAVFYAQNDAFSKSETEIFQQTVKDQKLDLVTVQKFQTSDTDFQTQTTNTINLKPDLVIISGLAADGGNLVRQLRELGYKGTIVGGNGFNTSNIFNVCKVLCDGVLVAQAYSPEYSSEVNAAFRTAYLNQYKKEPPQFSAQAFAAVQVYAEALKALNQKTKISTMPLPQLRTELNRQLLAGTYQTPLGEIGFTPVGDVKQKEFYVAQLKVDADGNNGKFALVK; from the coding sequence ATGAAACGACCTGCTGTGCGAACCTCTGCCGTATTTCTTACCGTTGCATTCTTACTGTCAGCCTGCACCCAAACGAACCCTGTGGGCACAAACCCCACTACTGCCCCTTCAGCAGCCCCAGGTTCATCTAGTGCCATTCCGATTGGGATTGCCTTAGCGCAAACCAGTAACGTCGCTCTCCTCGGTCAGGAAGGCATTGCGGGTGCCAAAATTGCCGAGAAATACTTTAATGACAAAGGTGGTATTGACGGCACCCCGATTAAATTGATTGTTCAGGACACAGGTGGAGAGGAAGCCGGAGCGATTAATGCCTTTCAAACCCTAATTAGTCAGAATAAAGTTGTCGGCATTGTTGGACCAACTCTTTCGCAGCAAGCATTTAGTGCCGACCCCATTGCAGAGAGAACCAAAGTGCCAGTTATTGGAGCATCCAACACTGCTAAAGGAATTCCGGAGATTGGAGATTATGTTGCTCGTGTCTCAGCACCCGTTTCCATTGTCGCTCCTCTCTCGCTAAAAGCAGCCCTCAAGCTTAACCCAAATATCAAGAAAGTTGCGGTATTTTACGCTCAGAATGATGCATTTAGTAAGTCGGAGACAGAAATTTTTCAGCAAACAGTTAAAGACCAGAAACTTGATTTAGTAACGGTACAAAAGTTCCAGACGAGCGATACGGACTTTCAAACGCAAACCACCAATACTATTAACTTAAAACCCGATTTAGTGATTATTTCTGGACTAGCGGCAGACGGAGGAAACTTGGTTCGCCAACTGCGGGAACTGGGTTATAAAGGTACTATTGTTGGGGGCAATGGATTTAATACTTCCAATATATTTAATGTGTGTAAAGTTCTCTGTGATGGAGTTCTAGTTGCACAAGCTTATAGCCCCGAATACTCTAGTGAGGTGAACGCTGCCTTTCGCACCGCTTATCTCAATCAATATAAAAAAGAACCCCCGCAGTTTAGTGCCCAAGCCTTTGCAGCGGTTCAAGTGTATGCAGAGGCTCTGAAAGCTTTAAATCAGAAAACTAAAATTAGCACAATGCCGCTACCGCAACTACGTACAGAACTGAACAGGCAGTTGCTAGCTGGTACGTACCAGACACCACTAGGTGAGATTGGCTTTACGCCAGTAGGCGATGTCAAACAAAAAGAATTCTACGTCGCACAACTTAAGGTAGATGCAGACGGAAATAATGGTAAATTCGCTTTAGTTAAATAA
- a CDS encoding NUDIX hydrolase → MHKSGEIRVLALGLIRNDERIFISEGYDPVKQNTFYRALGGGVDFGETSIDALQREFQEEIQAELTNIRYLGCIENLFTFNGKPGHEIIQLYQCDFVDPKLYQIERTIFAEGDRQKAALWVEINRFTSGELRLVPGEFLHYL, encoded by the coding sequence ATGCACAAATCAGGTGAAATTCGGGTGCTTGCCTTGGGGCTGATTCGGAACGACGAGCGCATTTTTATTTCCGAAGGCTATGACCCCGTTAAGCAAAATACATTTTATCGCGCCTTAGGGGGCGGCGTTGACTTTGGAGAAACCAGCATTGACGCACTACAAAGAGAATTTCAAGAAGAAATTCAGGCTGAATTAACAAATATCCGATATCTTGGCTGTATCGAAAATTTGTTTACTTTCAATGGGAAGCCTGGTCACGAAATTATTCAACTGTATCAATGTGATTTTGTCGATCCTAAGCTTTATCAGATTGAGCGAACGATTTTTGCTGAAGGCGATCGCCAAAAAGCGGCACTTTGGGTAGAAATTAATCGTTTTACATCTGGCGAGTTGCGATTAGTCCCAGGAGAATTTTTGCATTACTTGTAA